One segment of Cetobacterium sp. NK01 DNA contains the following:
- a CDS encoding Gfo/Idh/MocA family protein, producing MLRIGVIGAGNRGKDVYANFILKNSDEAEIVAVAEPNPIKRDQMIKAHGILPEYVFNSWEEFLEKDKFCDAIILATGDDMHFEPIELAMKKGYDILLEKPMSNKVEECIEIVKMAEKYGVKVMVCHVLRYTPFFSKLKELIDSGIIGDVVDIQHNENIGNFHFAHSFVRGNWRNSDETSPLILQKSCHDLDILSWLLNGNPCKKIASFGNLKHFRKENAPEGSADRCLDCKYIDSCIYSPKKIYYNNIGAWPTLVASEIQTEEALTRSLEHNQYGRCVYKCDNNVVDNMVSIIEFENGVNVTFNLCAFTDEVCRTIKIMGTKGEIRGNDAKNHIEVYEFGKGNGRFANGKRTEIVPDVLEGGHGGGDTGLMKDFVNLCLGRQEDSRTNPRTSLESHIMAFAAEDSRVNGNVVYMDEYLNRFN from the coding sequence ATGTTAAGAATCGGTGTAATAGGGGCAGGAAATAGGGGAAAGGATGTTTATGCTAATTTTATTTTAAAAAATAGTGATGAAGCAGAGATTGTAGCTGTGGCAGAACCAAATCCTATAAAGAGAGATCAGATGATAAAAGCTCATGGAATTTTACCTGAGTATGTGTTTAACTCTTGGGAGGAGTTTTTAGAAAAAGATAAATTTTGCGATGCTATAATTCTGGCAACAGGTGACGATATGCACTTTGAGCCGATAGAACTTGCAATGAAAAAAGGTTATGATATTCTTCTTGAAAAGCCTATGTCAAACAAAGTTGAAGAGTGCATTGAGATAGTTAAAATGGCTGAAAAATATGGAGTTAAGGTAATGGTTTGTCATGTACTTAGATATACACCATTTTTTAGCAAATTAAAAGAGTTAATTGATAGTGGAATAATAGGAGATGTTGTTGATATACAGCACAATGAGAATATAGGGAATTTTCACTTTGCTCATAGCTTTGTAAGAGGTAATTGGAGAAACTCAGATGAGACAAGCCCTCTTATTTTACAAAAGAGTTGTCACGATTTAGATATTTTATCTTGGCTTTTAAATGGAAATCCTTGTAAAAAAATTGCTTCTTTTGGAAATTTAAAACATTTCAGAAAAGAAAATGCCCCAGAAGGTTCAGCAGATAGATGCTTAGATTGTAAGTATATTGATAGTTGTATATATTCTCCTAAGAAAATATATTATAATAATATTGGAGCTTGGCCAACTTTAGTTGCTAGTGAGATTCAAACAGAGGAAGCTTTAACAAGATCTTTAGAGCATAATCAATATGGAAGATGTGTTTACAAATGTGATAACAATGTTGTAGATAATATGGTTTCTATAATTGAGTTTGAAAATGGAGTAAATGTGACTTTTAATCTATGTGCTTTTACAGATGAAGTATGTAGAACAATAAAAATTATGGGAACTAAAGGTGAAATAAGAGGAAATGATGCAAAAAATCATATAGAAGTTTATGAGTTTGGAAAAGGAAATGGACGTTTTGCAAATGGAAAGAGAACAGAGATTGTTCCAGATGTATTAGAAGGAGGACATGGAGGAGGAGATACAGGACTGATGAAAGATTTTGTAAATCTATGTTTAGGAAGACAAGAGGATTCTAGAACTAATCCAAGAACATCTTTAGAAAGTCATATAATGGCTTTTGCAGCAGAAGACTCTAGAGTTAATGGAAATGTTGTTTATATGGATGAGTATTTAAATAGATTTAATTAA
- a CDS encoding trans-sulfuration enzyme family protein, with the protein MKNNLETILAHYGEERDKHNGAIVPPIYQNTLFAFESWDHIDNAFSDPINNNIYTRGNNPSVSIVEKKLAKIAGGEKARLFSSGMAAISSAIMSCVKANCHVITLRNIYGPAMNFLDNYLRDKFNVDVTFVSGESVEEIENAIKENTTLIYLESPSSAIFSMQNLKAIADLAKKHNIKTIVDNTWATPIFQKPLELGIDLEVHSCSKYLGGHSDIIAGVIIGSAKDIDSIYQNEFLLFGAKMAPFEAWLLMRSLRTLPMRMERHQNNALKVASFLENHPKIKSVNYPGLKSHPQFELGKKQMNGYSGLMSFVIDSEELADIKNFVNALEHFSIGVSWGGHESLIHAPAISYLKEMSPEQFKSTGLSLGVMRVSIGLEHVDDLIDDLNKALTNIK; encoded by the coding sequence ATGAAAAATAATTTAGAAACTATTCTTGCTCATTACGGAGAGGAAAGAGATAAACATAATGGAGCTATTGTTCCACCAATCTATCAAAATACTCTATTTGCTTTTGAAAGTTGGGATCATATTGATAATGCCTTTTCTGATCCTATAAACAACAATATATATACTAGAGGTAACAACCCTTCAGTTTCTATTGTTGAAAAAAAATTAGCCAAAATTGCTGGTGGAGAAAAAGCTAGACTTTTCTCTTCTGGAATGGCCGCTATTTCAAGTGCTATTATGAGTTGTGTTAAAGCTAATTGTCATGTGATTACTTTAAGAAATATCTATGGTCCTGCTATGAATTTTTTAGATAACTATTTAAGAGATAAATTCAATGTAGATGTAACTTTTGTAAGTGGAGAATCTGTTGAAGAGATTGAAAATGCTATAAAAGAAAATACTACTCTTATCTACTTAGAATCACCGTCATCAGCTATATTTTCTATGCAAAATTTAAAAGCTATCGCTGATTTAGCTAAAAAACACAATATTAAAACTATCGTTGATAACACTTGGGCAACTCCTATATTTCAAAAGCCTTTAGAGTTAGGAATTGATTTAGAGGTACATTCATGCTCTAAATATCTAGGAGGACACAGTGATATTATAGCTGGTGTTATTATTGGTTCAGCTAAAGATATTGATAGCATCTACCAAAATGAATTTCTTTTATTCGGTGCTAAAATGGCTCCATTTGAAGCATGGTTACTTATGAGAAGTTTAAGAACACTACCTATGAGAATGGAGAGACATCAGAATAACGCTTTAAAAGTTGCTAGTTTCTTAGAAAATCACCCTAAGATAAAATCGGTGAACTATCCTGGATTGAAATCTCACCCTCAATTTGAACTTGGAAAAAAGCAAATGAACGGTTACAGTGGACTTATGAGTTTTGTTATAGACTCAGAGGAGTTAGCAGATATTAAAAACTTTGTTAACGCTTTAGAACACTTTAGTATTGGAGTTAGCTGGGGAGGACATGAGTCTCTTATTCACGCTCCTGCTATAAGTTATCTAAAAGAGATGAGTCCTGAGCAATTTAAATCAACTGGTTTATCTCTTGGAGTAATGAGAGTTTCTATTGGATTAGAGCATGTTGACGATCTTATTGATGATTTAAATAAGGCTTTAACAAATATTAAATAA
- a CDS encoding Na+/H+ antiporter NhaC family protein — protein sequence MKSKRTPTNFEAFLPIIVMALMVLVGNIIMGIRLEFLLIIASIFSAIIAIRVGISWDEMMNAYTKKFSDAFPAILILIAIGGVVGTWMFSGTVPMMIYYGLKFLNPKFVVVTAFLVTALVSTFTGTSWGSAATSGVAFMGIAQSMGIPLPVVAGAIISGAFFGDKVSPVSDTTNLSAMSSEITVYEHIKGMLPNVIISGALSLIAFTIVGSYYFNGNSELTDTTLKIMSDLNSIYNFNIAMLIPPIIVFGGGYFGISPLLLMLGSSITAMLIGVFSNGFLFNDAANALISGFNISMAESVGINVADITPRLLGLLNRGGFASMMGGAVLFCFLAMPFGSFMEVSGALDKVVQQMSKAITGVFSLTTVTFLTGGVMNGITGNGQFSIMTTGQLFKESFRKQGVPLSVLSRTMENSMTLLESLLPWHVTAIYMSTTLGVFTTEYVKWSFFNIFGIFVFFIQTYMLSRKLNKSNTSSISEYETAANETI from the coding sequence ATGAAATCAAAAAGAACACCAACAAATTTTGAAGCTTTTCTACCAATAATAGTTATGGCTTTAATGGTATTAGTGGGGAATATCATTATGGGAATAAGATTAGAATTTTTATTGATTATAGCTTCTATTTTTTCTGCAATTATTGCTATCAGAGTGGGAATATCTTGGGATGAAATGATGAATGCTTATACTAAAAAATTTTCTGATGCTTTTCCAGCAATTCTTATTCTTATTGCTATTGGTGGTGTAGTTGGAACTTGGATGTTCAGTGGAACTGTTCCTATGATGATTTATTATGGTCTTAAATTTTTAAATCCAAAATTTGTAGTTGTTACCGCATTTCTTGTTACTGCATTAGTTTCAACTTTCACTGGAACTAGCTGGGGATCTGCTGCAACGTCTGGAGTAGCGTTTATGGGAATAGCTCAAAGTATGGGAATTCCTTTACCAGTTGTAGCTGGAGCTATTATATCTGGTGCTTTTTTCGGAGATAAGGTTTCTCCTGTTTCTGATACTACAAACTTAAGTGCTATGTCTTCAGAAATAACTGTTTATGAGCATATTAAAGGTATGTTACCAAATGTAATTATATCTGGTGCTCTATCTCTAATAGCTTTTACAATTGTAGGTTCATACTATTTCAATGGTAATTCTGAACTTACAGATACAACTTTAAAAATAATGTCTGATTTAAACTCTATCTATAACTTCAATATTGCTATGTTAATACCACCTATCATTGTTTTTGGTGGAGGATATTTTGGTATTTCACCACTTCTTTTAATGCTTGGTTCATCTATAACAGCTATGTTAATTGGTGTATTTAGCAATGGATTTTTATTTAATGATGCAGCTAATGCTTTAATATCAGGTTTTAATATTAGCATGGCTGAAAGTGTTGGAATCAACGTAGCTGATATAACTCCTAGATTACTTGGACTTTTAAATCGTGGTGGTTTTGCATCAATGATGGGTGGAGCTGTTTTATTCTGTTTCTTAGCTATGCCTTTTGGATCTTTCATGGAAGTATCTGGAGCTTTAGATAAGGTTGTTCAACAGATGAGTAAAGCTATCACTGGTGTATTTAGTCTTACTACAGTTACATTCCTTACTGGTGGAGTTATGAATGGTATAACTGGTAATGGACAGTTTTCTATAATGACTACTGGACAACTATTTAAGGAAAGTTTTAGAAAGCAAGGAGTTCCTCTTTCAGTTTTATCTAGAACAATGGAAAATAGTATGACTTTACTTGAAAGTCTTTTACCTTGGCATGTTACAGCTATATATATGTCTACTACTTTAGGAGTGTTCACCACAGAATATGTTAAATGGAGTTTCTTTAATATATTTGGTATATTTGTTTTCTTTATTCAAACATATATGCTTTCTAGAAAACTTAATAAATCTAATACAAGTAGCATCTCTGAATACGAAACTGCTGCTAATGAAACTATCTAA
- a CDS encoding LacI family DNA-binding transcriptional regulator, whose product MKKNKLTMKQIGDLLGVSQSTVSRVINNHPNIKKDVRERILKFIDENEFLPDYSAQILRGEKSKILGLLTVDFKNQYYLEIVNYVEKIAREKGYSIIVMNSERSSILEKKHIIELQKRGVDGIVACPVSEDNMSFIKKLGIPFVVVNEILKDYDSFSTSLFKGGEIAANFLINKGHSNIGYIGEYPSLKFDGFKSRYISNIDECNFFANLDSNFINDLESFIKNKGIQCSAYFVSSDFMALHFLKTLKKLKIDYSNIEFIGFDNTLLAEALGISSIEQPMKKMIELSLDTLTKKINGTCKDENKVLNIELDPTLLIRN is encoded by the coding sequence ATGAAAAAGAATAAACTAACTATGAAACAAATTGGAGATCTTCTTGGTGTTTCTCAATCAACTGTTTCAAGAGTTATAAATAATCACCCCAATATAAAAAAAGACGTTCGTGAGCGAATTTTAAAATTTATAGATGAAAATGAATTTCTTCCTGATTATAGTGCTCAGATTTTACGTGGAGAGAAATCAAAAATACTCGGTTTACTTACCGTTGATTTTAAGAATCAATACTATTTAGAAATAGTCAATTATGTTGAAAAAATCGCTAGAGAAAAGGGATACTCTATTATTGTCATGAACTCTGAACGTTCATCTATTCTTGAAAAAAAACATATTATTGAACTTCAAAAAAGAGGTGTTGATGGAATCGTAGCTTGTCCAGTGTCTGAAGATAATATGTCTTTTATTAAAAAATTAGGCATTCCTTTTGTTGTTGTTAATGAAATTTTAAAAGACTATGATAGTTTCTCCACTTCACTTTTTAAAGGTGGTGAAATTGCAGCTAATTTTCTTATTAATAAGGGGCATTCTAATATTGGTTACATTGGTGAGTATCCCTCTCTTAAATTCGATGGTTTTAAGAGTCGATATATCTCTAATATAGATGAGTGTAATTTTTTTGCTAATTTAGATTCAAACTTTATAAATGACTTAGAAAGTTTTATAAAAAATAAAGGAATTCAATGTTCTGCTTATTTTGTATCTAGTGACTTTATGGCACTTCACTTTCTCAAAACTTTAAAAAAACTAAAAATCGATTATTCCAACATTGAATTTATAGGCTTTGATAATACACTTTTAGCTGAAGCTTTAGGTATCTCTAGTATTGAGCAGCCTATGAAAAAAATGATTGAGTTATCTTTAGATACTTTAACCAAAAAAATAAATGGTACTTGTAAGGATGAAAATAAGGTATTAAATATTGAATTAGATCCAACTCTTCTAATTCGAAATTAA